The following are encoded in a window of Rutidosis leptorrhynchoides isolate AG116_Rl617_1_P2 unplaced genomic scaffold, CSIRO_AGI_Rlap_v1 contig72, whole genome shotgun sequence genomic DNA:
- the LOC139885046 gene encoding acetyl-CoA-benzylalcohol acetyltransferase-like produces the protein MKLEVQWKKLVKPSVPMPNNRQKLKLTSLDQLQMPIYIGVMFYYRDNAENPGVDISQRLLQMEESLSETLTLFYPMAGRYIEDDGFFIDCNDLGVEFIHAKVDGQIDKLLHGDPDIDLLQRLSKYPTDVAGNPLIVIQVNTFECGGLAISMCFKHKIGDMYTMAMFINSWATACRGNADAMVCPSFELSSLFPVKELAVPILSPRRIGNKELIVSRLRFNADALSKLKALARDNAKDSMANDSQPSRVEVVSALIGRVFVNICRNKHGEQRTFLLCMPVNLREKINLAIPANSCGNIFAIVWARSGQPTAGKIELEFNGMVNVMREMIADAKTKYTTVVDGEELCSMVGDSLAEFVKIVARGEDCRFGFISWCRLGLYENDFGWGRPVLVSNTPSNFESIFLIDDEESRGIDAWITVGKDEMILLKQESEILKFIS, from the coding sequence ATGAAGCTGGAAGTGCAATGGAAGAAGTTGGTCAAACCATCAGTGCCGATGCCGAACAACCGGCAAAAATTGAAGTTAACATCACTGGATCAGCTTCAAATGCCAATTTACATTGGCGTTATGTTCTACTATAGAGATAATGCTGAGAACCCAGGAGTTGATATTTCTCAAAGGCTTCTCCAAATGGAGGAGTCGCTTTCTGAAACCCTAACACTCTTTTACCCTATGGCAGGGAGATATATTGAGGATGATGGTTTTTTTATTGACTGTAACGACCTTGGAGTTGAGTTTATCCACGCCAAAGTGGATGGCCAGATTGATAAGCTTCTCCATGGAGACCCCGACATTGATTTGCTCCAACGTTTGTCGAAGTACCCGACCGATGTAGCTGGCAATCCGTTAATTGTGATCCAAGTGAATACATTCGAGTGTGGCGGATTAGCGATTAGCATGTGCTTTAAACACAAGATCGGCGACATGTACACCATGGCCATGTTCATCAATTCGTGGGCTACCGCTTGCCGAGGTAATGCAGACGCCATGGTCTGTCCTAGTTTCGAGTTGTCATCTCTATTCCCAGTAAAAGAGTTGGCGGTTCCGATTTTGAGTCCACGACGTATTGGCAACAAGGAACTCATCGTGAGCAGGTTGAGGTTCAACGCCGATGCTTTATCGAAGCTGAAAGCCTTAGCTAGGGACAATGCAAAGGACTCGATGGCCAACGATTCCCAGCCTTCAAGGGTGGAGGTTGTTTCGGCACTAATAGGTAGGGTTTTCGTCAATATTTGCCGAAATAAACATGGCGAACAAAGGACTTTCTTACTTTGTATGCCAGTTAACTTGCGAGAGAAGATCAATCTGGCGATACCCGCGAATTCTTGTGGCAATATTTTCGCCATCGTGTGGGCGCGATCTGGTCAACCAACGGCCGGAAAAATTGAGTTGGAGTTCAACGGAATGGTGAATGTAATGCGCGAAATGATAGCGGATGCCAAAACAAAGTACACAACAGTAGTAGACGGGGAGGAGTTATGCTCGATGGTGGGCGATTCTCTAGCCGAGTTTGTCAAAATTGTGGCCAGAGGCGAAGATTGTCGGTTTGGTTTTATTAGCTGGTGCCGGTTGGGGCTATACGAGAATGACTTCGGGTGGGGAAGACCGGTTCTCGTGAGCAACACACCGTCGAATTTTGAATCGATTTTTCTTATCGACGATGAAGAGAGCCGAGGAATCGATGCATGGATAACCGTTGGCAAAGATGAGATGATTCTTCTTAAACAAGAGTCGGAGATTCTGAAATTCATTTCCTAG